A single Tenacibaculum sp. Bg11-29 DNA region contains:
- a CDS encoding Gfo/Idh/MocA family protein → MKTKLGIIGYGNWVKDSYIPAIKYDGRAKIVAISAKSDDTIATIKKEYGCSVTVYSNYNDLLYSDNVDAVMIAVPDAMHGEIIMEAIQSGKPLFYEPPIGHTRSLIAEVLKKLHSAPQITHANLELGLIPVISRAAEMIKAKRIGDIQSIKVSLRSNWGPEPNQDTNVINRLSLWYVHIINILLDASPKRVLLLDGYGVIGRRQNQSSCIFDYDGIWGELKININSVDKLVINIEAIGSEGEILIDILTGELKVRLMNEEMINFFPAKQPYADWPGMRESITHFLDAIENFIPSFFNSDLVAKLQTIGLATEASKDTGNWIKLQEY, encoded by the coding sequence ATGAAAACTAAATTAGGAATTATAGGTTATGGTAATTGGGTTAAAGATTCCTATATACCAGCAATAAAATATGATGGTAGAGCCAAAATAGTTGCTATTTCAGCAAAAAGTGATGACACCATTGCAACAATTAAAAAAGAATATGGTTGTTCGGTAACTGTATATAGCAATTATAATGATTTATTATATTCTGATAATGTTGACGCAGTTATGATAGCAGTTCCAGATGCTATGCATGGAGAAATTATAATGGAGGCCATACAATCTGGTAAGCCTTTATTTTATGAACCTCCTATAGGGCATACTAGAAGTTTAATTGCTGAAGTTTTAAAAAAATTACATAGTGCACCTCAAATTACACATGCCAATTTAGAATTAGGGCTGATACCTGTAATTTCTAGAGCAGCAGAAATGATAAAAGCAAAGCGTATTGGCGATATTCAATCTATTAAAGTATCGCTTCGATCTAATTGGGGACCAGAACCAAACCAAGACACTAATGTTATTAATCGTTTATCGCTTTGGTATGTACATATAATCAATATTTTATTGGACGCTTCACCAAAACGTGTACTACTTTTAGATGGTTATGGAGTTATTGGAAGAAGACAAAATCAAAGTAGTTGTATTTTTGATTATGATGGTATTTGGGGTGAATTAAAAATTAATATTAATAGTGTAGATAAATTGGTTATAAACATTGAAGCAATTGGCAGTGAAGGAGAAATTTTAATAGATATTTTAACTGGAGAATTAAAGGTAAGGTTAATGAATGAAGAGATGATTAACTTTTTTCCAGCAAAACAACCCTATGCAGATTGGCCCGGAATGCGAGAGTCTATAACACATTTTTTAGATGCTATTGAAAATTTTATTCCCAGTTTTTTTAATTCAGATTTAGTTGCAAAATTACAAACTATTGGTTTGGCTACAGAAGCTTCAAAAGACACTGGTAATTGGATAAAATTGCAAGAATATTAA
- a CDS encoding AraC family transcriptional regulator: MLNINEYKTSPFTDLIERIWIAENIEKEVEIIIPPNQYVNLIIPLNDSKYQRNQTWITTPQIEGISSTNTVLTYPVGTKLLGVRFFAFGMFPFLKVQGKNIINTSFELEKTNKNIQYLNTDSNINLIDKTHELLNDLFSKTSCKEILQIKTFYKQFRWNDNSISIKEYCKKTKTNYSTLNRNFVKIIGVSPKKFERLIKFRKSLCSLIGTNENLTSIALNSGYFDQAHFIREFKKFSNLTPSNYQSLIKQDNDKIINYNFKLF, from the coding sequence TTGCTAAATATAAATGAATATAAAACGTCACCGTTTACCGATTTAATCGAGAGAATATGGATTGCTGAAAATATTGAAAAAGAAGTAGAAATAATAATCCCTCCTAATCAATATGTCAACTTAATAATTCCTCTAAACGATTCTAAATACCAACGGAATCAAACTTGGATAACGACACCACAAATTGAAGGAATTTCTTCTACGAATACTGTTTTAACATATCCTGTCGGAACGAAACTACTTGGAGTAAGGTTTTTTGCTTTTGGGATGTTTCCGTTTTTAAAAGTGCAAGGAAAAAATATTATTAACACTTCATTTGAATTAGAGAAAACGAATAAAAACATTCAATATTTAAACACTGATTCAAATATCAATCTAATTGATAAAACTCATGAATTACTAAATGATTTGTTTTCTAAAACATCTTGCAAAGAAATTCTACAAATTAAAACATTTTATAAACAATTTAGATGGAATGATAACTCCATTTCTATTAAAGAATACTGTAAAAAAACGAAAACGAATTACTCAACGCTTAATCGTAATTTCGTTAAAATAATTGGAGTTTCTCCAAAAAAATTTGAACGACTTATAAAATTTCGAAAATCACTTTGCTCCTTAATTGGCACAAATGAGAACCTGACATCAATAGCCTTAAATTCTGGATATTTCGATCAAGCACATTTTATTCGAGAATTTAAAAAGTTCTCTAATCTTACACCTTCAAATTATCAATCTCTTATAAAACAGGATAATGATAAAATAATCAATTATAATTTTAAATTATTTTAA
- a CDS encoding ketopantoate reductase family protein, which produces MNKKHIVIIGLGGVGGYFGFKICQSNETDKQHQISFIARTDTYKVVKKDGLTLLSSEHKNNTTNPDAIYQNISEIKNPDLVLICVKEYDLENVCNQLSKVITKNTVLLPMMNGADIYDRIRKIISNNIILPSCVYVASHIKEKGIVEHKGKAGQLIFGKDPEHISRNIDWVINLIKESNINFNFKENSQIDIWTKFIFIASFGLVSAKYNSSISEVCSVKLQKEEATKIMIEIKLIANRKGIYLEDNIIQKTFEKAATFPSKTPTSLQLDVNSGKEYNELELFAGAIINYGKEINVDTPFTDTIYLEIKALISNM; this is translated from the coding sequence ATGAATAAAAAACATATTGTTATTATAGGTCTTGGAGGTGTTGGTGGTTATTTTGGGTTTAAAATATGTCAAAGTAACGAAACAGATAAACAACATCAAATATCATTTATAGCTAGAACTGATACATATAAAGTAGTTAAGAAAGATGGACTTACATTACTTTCTTCTGAACACAAAAACAACACAACAAACCCTGATGCTATTTATCAGAATATTTCAGAAATTAAAAACCCTGATTTGGTACTTATCTGTGTTAAAGAATATGATTTAGAGAATGTTTGCAATCAACTATCTAAAGTAATTACTAAAAATACAGTTTTACTACCAATGATGAATGGAGCTGATATTTATGATAGAATTCGTAAAATAATATCGAATAATATAATCTTACCTTCTTGTGTTTATGTAGCATCTCATATAAAAGAAAAAGGAATCGTTGAACACAAAGGAAAAGCAGGTCAATTAATTTTTGGTAAAGATCCAGAACATATTTCTAGAAACATTGATTGGGTTATAAACTTAATAAAAGAAAGTAACATCAATTTTAATTTTAAAGAGAATTCTCAAATTGATATTTGGACAAAATTTATTTTTATTGCAAGTTTTGGTTTAGTAAGTGCTAAATACAATTCATCTATTAGTGAAGTTTGCTCAGTTAAATTACAAAAAGAAGAGGCTACAAAAATTATGATTGAAATAAAATTAATTGCAAATAGAAAAGGAATCTACCTAGAAGATAATATTATTCAAAAAACATTTGAAAAAGCCGCAACTTTTCCATCAAAAACACCAACATCCTTACAACTTGATGTCAATTCAGGAAAAGAATATAACGAACTGGAACTATTCGCGGGTGCTATAATTAATTATGGAAAAGAAATAAACGTAGATACACCTTTTACTGATACGATATATCTAGAAATAAAGGCTTTAATAAGCAATATGTAA
- a CDS encoding DUF2200 domain-containing protein gives MKVTAEKDEKVANMIFASIYPLYLNRLEKNSRTKEELDQVIKWFTGFDKNTLQALIDEKVTFRTFFEKAKINTNAHLIKGVVCGYRIEEIEDEFELYKQCRRMEKLIDELARGRKMEKILRK, from the coding sequence ATGAAAGTTACAGCCGAAAAAGATGAAAAGGTTGCTAATATGATATTCGCATCCATTTATCCACTTTATCTAAATAGATTAGAGAAAAATAGTAGAACAAAAGAAGAACTAGATCAGGTAATTAAATGGTTTACTGGTTTTGATAAAAATACTTTACAAGCACTTATTGATGAAAAAGTAACTTTTAGAACATTTTTTGAAAAAGCTAAAATAAATACAAACGCACACTTAATTAAAGGAGTTGTTTGTGGTTATCGAATTGAAGAAATAGAAGATGAATTTGAATTGTATAAACAATGTAGGCGTATGGAAAAACTAATTGATGAATTGGCAAGAGGTCGTAAAATGGAGAAAATTTTACGGAAATAA
- a CDS encoding putative quinol monooxygenase: MKNSTIIILEVKVKEEKINELQNLLSEYLPETRKYKGFIDIKIHKNLADNTFVFYEEWETTQDYEAYLKWRTDTGVMDALGNTFSSPPNIRYWNTLNL; this comes from the coding sequence ATGAAAAATAGTACTATAATAATTTTAGAAGTGAAAGTGAAAGAAGAAAAAATTAATGAACTACAAAACTTATTGTCAGAATACTTACCTGAGACAAGAAAATACAAAGGGTTTATTGATATTAAAATTCATAAAAACTTAGCTGATAACACTTTTGTTTTTTATGAAGAATGGGAAACTACACAAGACTATGAAGCATATTTAAAATGGCGCACAGATACAGGCGTAATGGATGCTTTAGGAAATACTTTTAGCTCACCCCCAAACATTCGATACTGGAATACTCTAAACCTATAA
- a CDS encoding alpha/beta fold hydrolase yields MASLYKSGLGKKEIINLYNQKLKELQITYKYKLIDTNFGETNIIIVGDATKPPLIVIHGSNGCAPIALETYPTLSKKFQIFAIDVLAQPNKSAETRLSMKDNSYGLWINELINKLELKNVTMAGFSFGGLIILKTLIQDESNIKEIFLSAPAFIVNGNPLVALFKVFIPMKRYIKTQKRKYLENFLNTLFTDKDEFALNYLSKVFLHFKMDFTPVPVIKQKEAALLKTPITIIAAKKDIMFPGVKMLKRAKKIFPSLKNTILLENSKHVQNKNDNSKIEQLILNE; encoded by the coding sequence ATGGCATCATTATACAAGTCAGGATTAGGAAAAAAAGAAATAATAAATCTTTACAATCAAAAGTTAAAGGAATTACAAATAACATATAAGTATAAATTGATTGACACCAATTTTGGAGAAACCAATATTATTATAGTTGGAGACGCTACAAAACCTCCTTTAATAGTAATACATGGATCAAACGGCTGTGCTCCGATCGCCTTAGAAACTTACCCTACTCTTTCTAAAAAATTTCAAATATTTGCAATTGATGTTTTAGCGCAACCAAATAAAAGTGCAGAAACTAGATTAAGTATGAAAGATAACAGTTATGGATTATGGATAAACGAACTAATTAATAAGCTTGAATTAAAAAATGTAACTATGGCTGGTTTTTCATTTGGTGGATTAATAATTCTAAAAACATTAATTCAAGATGAAAGTAATATCAAAGAAATATTCTTATCAGCTCCTGCATTTATAGTGAATGGAAACCCATTAGTGGCATTATTCAAGGTATTTATTCCAATGAAACGATATATAAAAACTCAAAAAAGAAAATATCTTGAAAATTTTTTAAATACACTTTTCACAGATAAAGACGAATTTGCTCTTAACTATTTATCTAAAGTGTTTTTACATTTTAAAATGGATTTCACTCCCGTTCCTGTAATAAAACAAAAAGAAGCTGCATTACTAAAAACACCAATTACCATAATTGCTGCAAAAAAAGATATTATGTTTCCAGGGGTAAAAATGCTTAAACGTGCAAAGAAGATTTTTCCGTCTTTAAAAAACACTATTTTATTAGAAAATTCAAAGCACGTTCAAAATAAAAACGATAATAGTAAAATAGAGCAATTGATATTGAATGAATAA
- a CDS encoding zinc ribbon domain-containing protein, which yields MKTEKKKQKVIVKNYKGTQSDAARYFKRDSLKMVEKGYYPTIQNWSPGSYGCGSFILALLLCFILIGILVFIYMLIVKPDGTLSVTYELKKENKEIVENKTKKLKEKECPECAEMVKEKAKICRFCRHEFIN from the coding sequence GTGAAAACGGAAAAGAAAAAACAGAAAGTTATTGTAAAAAACTACAAAGGGACACAATCAGATGCAGCAAGATATTTCAAAAGAGATTCTTTGAAAATGGTTGAAAAAGGATATTACCCAACAATTCAGAACTGGAGTCCAGGTTCTTACGGATGTGGTTCTTTTATTTTAGCACTTTTACTTTGTTTTATTTTAATCGGTATTTTAGTATTTATTTATATGTTAATTGTGAAACCAGACGGAACACTATCTGTAACTTATGAATTGAAAAAAGAAAACAAAGAAATTGTTGAAAATAAAACTAAAAAATTGAAAGAAAAAGAATGTCCAGAATGTGCTGAAATGGTAAAAGAAAAAGCGAAAATATGTAGATTTTGCAGACACGAATTTATAAACTAA
- a CDS encoding SulP family inorganic anion transporter — translation MYLKRDALAGTVTGVMAVPLTVGICLMSDYPVMIGLYTAIFAGIVSFITYLIKPGNYTGMPGVAAGLAPAMALGVMSFGMENMPFVILLTSVFQIIVWKFRLEKYILRIVPHYLVEGLLAGVGLKIALKFVPFLFELQSGELHNFSDWIHIDWLNFNRDKVAILSIISFAIFILLYKYYKKKMPALPYFIIMATSIGISFFIDLPKISIESIPFQLSLPLPHFMDMSGSESSLMLLKMIGFAMMLGTIDVIEQVMSNVAIEKMDPLERKCDTNNSLLAIWIANLGATLFGGMTNLDGLAKSTTNTVAGAVTKLSNLFTAAFLFLVVLFPIVITTLPEYALGIIMVYSGWKMVANISHVRAEGRYALILAAVCGLLVFKLGIFEGLLIVLTAHAIIQFIFMRRLGKSNQEVWNQFKSSFTEKTIFKLDNEDALADPQVPIYNKLLQNVNSKNLEGIMSLYHNNAVLVPSFSSRIRRNKEEIKDYYATLFKMDGLSLAQEEIYLNKTDGQRIDSGVYEISWQNGGSVTSYKLNFIMVIENDKIIAHQSSHQHSNNISISRWVDEKDSGNFVM, via the coding sequence ATGTATCTCAAAAGAGATGCATTAGCAGGAACTGTAACAGGAGTTATGGCAGTTCCATTAACAGTCGGAATTTGTTTAATGTCTGACTACCCTGTTATGATAGGGCTTTATACTGCAATTTTTGCAGGAATAGTAAGTTTTATCACCTACCTAATAAAACCTGGTAACTATACAGGAATGCCTGGAGTTGCCGCAGGTTTAGCTCCTGCAATGGCTTTAGGAGTAATGAGTTTCGGAATGGAGAATATGCCTTTTGTAATATTACTTACTTCTGTTTTTCAAATAATCGTTTGGAAATTTAGATTAGAAAAATACATTTTACGAATTGTTCCGCATTATTTGGTAGAAGGCTTATTGGCTGGTGTTGGCCTTAAAATAGCACTGAAATTTGTGCCTTTTTTATTCGAGTTACAATCTGGAGAGTTACACAATTTTAGTGATTGGATACACATAGATTGGTTAAATTTTAACAGAGATAAAGTAGCTATTCTATCTATTATTTCATTTGCTATATTTATCTTACTTTACAAATACTACAAGAAAAAAATGCCTGCATTGCCTTATTTCATTATTATGGCTACAAGTATAGGAATCTCATTTTTTATTGATTTACCTAAAATATCTATAGAATCGATACCTTTTCAATTATCACTTCCACTACCCCATTTTATGGATATGAGCGGTTCAGAAAGCAGTTTAATGCTTCTTAAAATGATCGGTTTTGCCATGATGTTAGGTACAATAGATGTTATAGAGCAAGTAATGAGCAACGTAGCCATAGAAAAAATGGATCCTCTAGAGAGAAAATGTGACACTAATAATAGTTTATTGGCTATATGGATTGCGAATCTTGGAGCTACTTTGTTTGGTGGAATGACAAATTTAGATGGTCTAGCAAAAAGTACAACTAATACAGTAGCTGGGGCAGTAACAAAGCTCTCTAATTTATTTACAGCAGCTTTTTTATTTTTAGTAGTTCTTTTTCCAATAGTAATAACAACTTTACCCGAATATGCATTAGGAATTATTATGGTTTACTCTGGTTGGAAAATGGTCGCTAATATTTCACACGTAAGAGCAGAAGGTAGATACGCCTTGATTCTTGCAGCTGTTTGCGGTTTATTAGTTTTTAAACTAGGAATTTTCGAAGGTTTACTCATTGTATTAACTGCACATGCTATTATTCAGTTCATTTTTATGAGAAGATTAGGTAAATCAAATCAAGAAGTTTGGAACCAGTTTAAAAGTTCTTTTACCGAAAAGACCATTTTTAAACTAGATAATGAAGATGCTCTTGCTGACCCACAAGTACCAATATACAACAAACTGCTACAAAATGTAAACAGTAAAAATCTGGAAGGAATAATGTCTTTATATCACAATAATGCTGTTTTAGTTCCATCCTTTTCAAGTAGAATAAGACGAAACAAAGAAGAAATAAAAGATTACTATGCTACATTATTTAAAATGGATGGATTGTCTCTTGCGCAAGAAGAAATATATTTAAACAAAACAGATGGCCAAAGAATTGATTCTGGTGTTTATGAGATTTCTTGGCAAAATGGAGGTTCTGTAACAAGTTACAAACTTAATTTTATTATGGTAATTGAAAACGATAAGATTATTGCCCATCAATCTAGCCATCAACATTCTAATAATATATCTATATCACGTTGGGTAGATGAAAAAGATAGTGGAAATTTTGTTATGTGA
- a CDS encoding TetR/AcrR family transcriptional regulator: MSKRKKMILETARTLFNKSGYSQVTIRMIALELNMSSGNLNYHFKKREDIFEALYFEMVLEFDERIESLPNIDLSMAQIRNDIEHSMRRMIAYKYFWTDLYNLLSVSEKVKKHFTEVYKNRVNGCLFLFKMMKNKNLMKDASFNVEYNLLAERMINYGNTWLYSTGLYSIILKETAIDNQVNTLFSMLYPFLTDKGKKEFKNVLPDFFD, translated from the coding sequence ATGAGTAAAAGAAAAAAAATGATTTTAGAAACAGCAAGAACACTTTTTAATAAAAGTGGTTATAGTCAAGTAACTATAAGAATGATTGCTTTAGAATTAAATATGAGTTCTGGTAATTTAAACTATCATTTTAAAAAACGAGAAGATATATTCGAAGCTTTGTATTTTGAAATGGTTTTAGAATTTGATGAAAGAATTGAGAGCTTACCAAATATAGACTTGTCAATGGCTCAAATTAGAAATGATATTGAGCATAGTATGAGAAGAATGATTGCTTATAAATATTTTTGGACAGATTTATATAATCTTTTAAGTGTTAGTGAGAAAGTAAAAAAACATTTTACAGAAGTTTATAAAAATAGGGTTAATGGTTGCTTGTTTTTGTTCAAAATGATGAAAAATAAAAACTTAATGAAGGATGCTTCTTTTAACGTAGAATACAATTTGTTAGCAGAAAGGATGATTAATTATGGGAATACTTGGTTGTATTCTACTGGGCTTTATTCTATTATTTTGAAGGAAACAGCGATAGATAATCAAGTAAATACACTTTTTAGTATGTTGTATCCATTTCTTACTGATAAAGGTAAAAAAGAGTTTAAAAATGTATTACCAGATTTTTTTGATTGA
- a CDS encoding NAD-dependent epimerase/dehydratase family protein, with the protein MKDVSILGCGWLGKPLAIFLKNKGFKIKGSTTSVDKLTILEEDEIYPFLVDIDEVIEETIQPFLASEILIVAITSKNLLGFKSLLKEIEKSPIKKVLFISSTSVYPSLNREVTEECATINAPLVEIENAFRENISLDTTIIRFAGLFGQERRPGNWFKDKKIPHPKGFVNMIHQDDCIGIIYQIIKQNSWNEVFNACSNHHPTREEYYLNARKILKTAPPVFDDSFPLKYKIINSDKVQKQLGYTFIYDDLLAI; encoded by the coding sequence ATGAAGGATGTTAGTATTTTAGGTTGTGGTTGGCTAGGGAAACCTTTAGCTATATTTTTAAAAAACAAAGGTTTTAAAATAAAAGGATCTACTACATCAGTAGATAAGTTGACCATTTTAGAGGAGGACGAAATTTACCCTTTTTTAGTTGATATTGATGAGGTTATTGAAGAAACTATTCAACCTTTTTTAGCATCTGAAATATTGATTGTTGCAATCACTTCAAAGAATCTTTTGGGTTTTAAAAGTTTACTTAAAGAAATAGAGAAATCTCCTATTAAAAAAGTACTTTTTATAAGTTCTACTTCAGTATATCCTAGCTTAAATAGAGAGGTTACTGAAGAATGTGCAACAATAAACGCTCCTTTAGTTGAAATAGAAAATGCATTTAGAGAAAATATAAGTTTAGATACAACAATAATCCGTTTTGCAGGATTGTTTGGGCAAGAACGACGACCAGGAAATTGGTTTAAGGATAAGAAAATACCACATCCAAAAGGTTTTGTAAATATGATACATCAAGATGATTGTATCGGTATTATTTATCAAATAATAAAACAAAATAGTTGGAATGAAGTATTCAATGCTTGTTCAAACCATCATCCAACACGAGAAGAATATTATTTAAATGCTCGAAAAATATTAAAAACAGCACCACCAGTTTTTGACGACTCTTTTCCTTTAAAATATAAAATTATTAATTCAGATAAGGTACAAAAACAATTGGGTTACACTTTTATTTACGATGATTTGTTAGCTATTTAA
- a CDS encoding Crp/Fnr family transcriptional regulator has product MDKSILNNYFNSLFPIQKEVIEKITETFSDFTLDKNVKLLDKDSISTKTFFLEKGYMRSYILNEDNEEITTNIYSAPCFVNDFLSFFKKQPTKETYQTITDCSFWETSLENVQDNFHNISEFREFSRLLFVINYSKLNDRVIEMASKKAETRYLNLIEKQPHVFQNIPLKIIASYLGITDSSLSRIRKEISKT; this is encoded by the coding sequence ATGGATAAATCAATACTTAATAATTATTTCAATTCTTTATTTCCAATACAAAAAGAAGTTATTGAAAAAATCACAGAAACATTTTCTGATTTCACATTAGATAAAAATGTAAAACTACTTGATAAAGATTCTATTAGTACGAAAACATTTTTTCTAGAGAAAGGATATATGCGTTCATATATTCTAAATGAAGATAATGAAGAAATTACTACGAACATTTATTCGGCTCCTTGTTTTGTAAATGATTTTTTATCTTTTTTCAAGAAACAACCGACAAAAGAAACATATCAAACGATAACCGACTGTTCATTCTGGGAAACAAGCTTAGAAAATGTGCAGGATAATTTTCATAACATTTCTGAATTCAGAGAGTTTAGCAGACTATTATTTGTTATAAATTACTCTAAATTAAATGACCGAGTTATTGAAATGGCAAGTAAAAAAGCAGAAACAAGATATTTAAACCTTATAGAAAAACAACCGCACGTTTTTCAAAATATTCCTCTAAAAATTATTGCTTCTTATTTAGGTATCACTGACAGTTCATTAAGTAGAATTAGAAAAGAAATTAGTAAAACATAA
- a CDS encoding Crp/Fnr family transcriptional regulator: MNIFIKKIKEKIDLTKSQEKYLSSVIKTKIYLKNDFFIKPTQTCSMIGYIDKGLVRVFNINPLGVETTNWLANDNELLTEIFSFISQEPSLEHIQCIEETTFSYISYQDFQEVYKKIPEMHIYTKLINEDLLIDVKKYILSNIHLSAEERYEQLLKTRPKLIQKTPLKYIASFLGITDSTLSRVRRKILTS, from the coding sequence GTGAACATATTTATAAAAAAGATAAAAGAAAAAATAGATTTAACTAAAAGTCAAGAAAAATATTTATCATCAGTTATAAAAACAAAAATATATTTAAAAAACGATTTTTTTATAAAACCGACTCAAACCTGTTCAATGATTGGATATATTGATAAAGGTTTAGTACGAGTATTTAATATTAACCCTTTAGGTGTTGAAACAACAAATTGGTTAGCAAATGATAATGAATTATTAACCGAAATCTTCAGTTTTATAAGTCAAGAACCATCATTAGAACATATACAGTGTATTGAAGAAACTACATTTAGTTATATATCATATCAAGACTTTCAAGAGGTTTATAAAAAAATACCTGAAATGCATATTTACACCAAATTAATTAATGAAGACTTATTAATAGATGTGAAAAAATATATTTTATCTAACATTCACTTATCTGCTGAAGAAAGATATGAGCAATTACTCAAAACTCGTCCAAAATTAATCCAAAAAACACCTTTAAAGTATATAGCTTCATTTCTAGGTATAACAGATAGTACCTTAAGTAGAGTTAGGCGTAAAATCTTAACAAGTTAA
- a CDS encoding MIP/aquaporin family protein: MKKYISELIGTFALVFCGTGAMTVNEITGGSDLTHTGVAITWGLIVMAMIYAFGEISGAHFNPAVTLAFAFSKRFSWKEVPKYIIAQLLGALLASLILWVLFPASEYYGATIPTLEPWRAFILEILLTFFLMLTIINVSTGSKEVGVMAGIAIGGVVLLEAMFAGPMTKASMNPVRSIAPALISGHLEHLWLYILAPILGALLAVISCKLVKDDTCCNEGC; encoded by the coding sequence ATGAAAAAATACATTTCAGAATTAATAGGAACTTTTGCTTTAGTTTTTTGTGGTACAGGCGCAATGACGGTAAATGAAATAACAGGAGGAAGTGATTTAACACATACAGGGGTTGCTATAACTTGGGGGTTAATTGTAATGGCAATGATATATGCTTTTGGAGAAATATCTGGAGCTCATTTTAACCCAGCTGTAACATTAGCTTTTGCTTTTTCGAAACGATTTTCTTGGAAAGAAGTTCCGAAATATATTATTGCGCAGTTACTAGGAGCATTATTAGCAAGTCTTATTTTATGGGTGTTGTTTCCTGCAAGTGAATATTACGGAGCAACGATTCCTACATTAGAGCCATGGCGGGCATTTATTTTAGAAATATTATTAACTTTCTTTTTAATGTTAACTATTATTAATGTTTCTACTGGAAGTAAAGAAGTTGGAGTTATGGCAGGAATTGCTATTGGTGGAGTTGTATTATTAGAAGCAATGTTTGCAGGGCCAATGACAAAAGCCTCTATGAACCCTGTTCGTTCTATTGCACCAGCTTTAATATCTGGTCATTTAGAGCATTTATGGTTGTATATATTAGCTCCAATTTTAGGTGCTTTATTAGCAGTGATTTCTTGTAAATTAGTAAAAGACGATACTTGTTGTAATGAAGGATGTTAG
- a CDS encoding retropepsin-like aspartic protease — translation MKITIYFLLALIITSCVKNTKYPFKLEKELIKTGFIKTSIEKETTGHIILSVKINEKKARFVFDTGASNSVIDENQKERLNINAAISDIVATGAGRTDIPIAIAKNVKLEINSLLLDNKEFIVMNLDHVNLAIMDYNGQSVDGIIGSDILTEINAIIDYNDLNIFIK, via the coding sequence ATGAAAATAACAATTTATTTTCTATTAGCTCTTATAATAACTAGTTGTGTAAAAAACACGAAGTATCCTTTTAAACTTGAAAAAGAATTAATCAAAACTGGCTTTATAAAAACTTCAATTGAAAAAGAAACAACAGGTCATATTATTTTATCAGTAAAAATTAATGAGAAAAAAGCAAGGTTTGTTTTTGATACCGGAGCTTCTAATTCGGTTATTGATGAAAATCAAAAAGAAAGACTGAATATTAACGCTGCTATTTCTGATATAGTAGCAACTGGAGCAGGAAGAACAGATATACCAATAGCGATAGCTAAAAACGTTAAATTAGAAATAAATTCTTTATTATTAGATAATAAAGAATTTATTGTAATGAATCTTGACCATGTAAATTTAGCAATAATGGATTATAATGGCCAAAGCGTTGACGGAATTATAGGTTCAGATATTTTAACTGAAATTAATGCCATAATTGACTATAATGACTTAAATATTTTCATAAAATGA